One Denticeps clupeoides chromosome 3, fDenClu1.1, whole genome shotgun sequence DNA window includes the following coding sequences:
- the slc4a5b gene encoding electrogenic sodium bicarbonate cotransporter 4 isoform X8 has product MRWKSLDIPPCQSSTGHSTDHWESNPLNAHSTHLNSTSHIRMDHAWQGGRRSTHRNYEDDDEHQSIYIGMPVPHGYRRKRRRHRHASRHTREEGRERRHTHHDRDESYDPDEGSEDPTDHQSQLSQSEINFNMSPAAERLRYILGEDDDNPTPTLFTEMDTLQHEGGELEWKESARWVKFEEKVEEGGERWSKPHVSTLSLHSLFELRTCLQTGSILLDLEGYSLPQIVDDIVERQIHDGLIGPELREKLSFVLLRKHRHQTKKPIHRSLADIGKSTSSNRSPSRSPSASAGFHRSTEDLRTRQSNYGRLHHTQSRSMNDISDTPSTDQLKNKFMKKIPRDAEASNVLIGEVDFLDKPFVAFVRLAQATTLGGLTEVPVPTRFLFVLLGPHGKAKSYNEIGRAIATLMVDDLFSDVAYKARDREDLIAGIDEFLDEVIVLPPGEWDPKIRIEPPKKVPSADMRRSVFSLNELGQMNGTAGGGGPVTEDEEMPTPHELGEELSFTGRFCGGLYLDIKRKLPWLPSDIYEGFHIQSISAVLFIYLGCITNAITFGGLLGDATDNYQGVMESFLGTALAGTVFCLFGGQPLIILSSTGPILIFEKLLYDFSKNNSIDYMELRLWIGLHSCLQCLILVASDASYIIKYITRFTEEGFSSLISFIFISDAIKKMVGSFKYYPINRDFNPDYVTAYKCECIAPDQVVQNDSVPLGPDNMTELYNVTGLDWSQLSKKECIKYGGTLLGNSCKYVPDLALMSFILFFGTYSMTVSLKKFKTSRYFPTKCRTLIGDFAIIISILVFCGLDCLLSLETPKLHVPTEIKPTRPDRGWIVMPFGKNPWWMYLASFVPALLVTILIFMDQQISAVIVNRKENKLKKSCGYHLDLFWVGILMAVCSFMGLPWYVAATVISIAHIDSLKMESESSAPGEQPQFLGVREQRVTGTLVFILTGVSIFLAPILQYIPMPVLYGVFLYMGVASLSGIQFWERIKLYLMPAKHQPDFSFLRHVPLRRVHLFTLVQIICLAVLWILKSTVAAIIFPVMILGLMVVRKLLDFIFSQHDLAWLDDILPEKDKKKKEDEKKKKDKKKTKGEEHNSDEEKYHPYSVCSPDDSDLDRSVTLRLKISCPPSPALPSSHLSAFPVPQVKIQVESDYDDTDNYPQHRSYGSETTL; this is encoded by the exons ATGAGATGGAAATCCTTAGATATCCCTCCCTGTCAGTCCAGCACTGGGCACAGCACTGATCACTGGGAATCAAACCCGCTTAACGCACATTCAACTCATCTGAATTCCACCTCACATATAAG AATGGATCATGCCTGGCAGGGAGGCAGAAGGAGTACTCACCGTAActatgaggatgatgatg AGCACCAGTCAATCTATATTGGAATGCCAGTGCCACATGGCTACAGGCGGAAGCGCCGACGCCACCGGCACGCATCAAGGCACACCAGGGAAGAGGGGCGTGAACGGAGACACACTCACCATGACAGAGATGAGAGCTATGATCCAGATGAAGGGTCAGAGGATCCCACCGACCACCAGTCTCAGCTTTCTCAGTCCGAAATCAACTTCAACA TGTCTCCAGCAGCAGAGAGGCTGCGCTACATCCTTGGAGAGGACGATGACAACCCTACACCCACCTTGTTCACTGAAATGGACACACTGCAGCATGAGGGTGGTGAGCTGGAGTGGAAAGAGTCTGCCAG ATGGGTGAAGTTTGAGGAGAAGGTTGAGGAAGGCGGCGAGAGGTGGAGTAAGCCCCATGTGTCCACGCTGTCCTTACACAGCCTGTTTGAACTGCGCACCTGCCTGCAGACTGGGAGCATCCTGTTGGATCTAGAGGGCTACTCCCTGCCTCAGATAGTGG ATGACATTGTGGAGAGGCAGATTCATGATGGCCTGATAGGCCCAGAGCTGAGGGAGAAGCTCAGTTTTGTCCTGCTTAGGAAGCACCGGCACCAGACCAAAAAACCCATCCACCGCTCTCTAGCAGACATTGGCAAGTCCACATCATCCA ACCGCAGTCCGAGCCGCAGCCCCAGCGCTTCGGCCGGATTCCACCGCTCCACTGAGGATCTGCGCACACGGCAGTCAAATTATGGCCGCCTGC ATCACACTCAAAGCCGCAGCATGAATGATATTTCAGACACACCAAGCACAGACCAA CTGAAGAACAAGTTCATGAAGAAGATCCCTCGGGATGCAGAGGCATCCAATGTTCTGATAGGAGAGGTGGATTTCCTGGATAAaccatttgtggcatttgtcCGTCTGGCTCAGGCCACAACTCTCGGTGGTCTCACTGAAGTTCCTGTCCCAACCAG GTTCCTTTTTGTGCTTCTTGGTCCCCATGGTAAAGCAAAGTCCTATAATGAGATTGGTCGAGCCATTGCTACTCTCATGGTTGATGAC CTCTTTAGTGATGTGGCTTATAAGGCCAGGGATCGTGAAGATCTGATAGCAGGGATTGATGAATTTCTGGATGAAGTCATAGTGCTTCCACCAGGCGAGTGGGACCCCAAGATCCGCATTGAGCCTCCAAAGAAAGTACCCTCAGCAGATATGAG GAGGTCGGTGTTCTCTTTAAACGAACTGGGCCAAATGAATGGGACGGCTGGAGGTGGTGGGCCAGTAACTGAGGATGAGGAGATGCCTACACCTCATGAGCTGGGAGAGGAACTGTCCTTCACTGGGAG ATTCTGTGGGGGTTTGTATCTGGACATCAAGCGAAAGCTGCCATGGTTACCCAGCGACATCTATGAAGGGTTTCACATCCAGTCAATCTCAGCTGTGCTCTTCATCTACCTGGGATGCATCACGAATGCCATCACTTTCGGTGGGCTGCTGGGAGATGCTACTGACAACTACCAG GGTGTGATGGAGAGCTTTCTCGGCACAGCCTTAGCAGGGACAGTCTTCTGCCTATTTGGTGGGCAACCCCTCATCATACTCAGCTCCACAGGACCCATTCTTATCTTTGAGAAACTGCTCTACGATTTCAGCAA GAATAATAGCATCGACTACATGGAGCTTCGTCTATGGATTGGCTTGCATTCCTGTCTCCAGTGTTTAATCCTGGTGGCTTCAGATGCCAGCTACATCATCAAGTACATTACACGATTCACCGAAGAGGGCTTTTCCAGCCTCATCTCCTTCATATTCATCTCTGACGCCATCAAGAAGATGGTTGGGTCTTTCAAGTACTATCCAATTAACCGAGACTTCAATCCAGACTACGTAACAGCCTACAAGTGCGAGTGCATAGCTCCTGACCAGG TGGTCCAAAATGATTCAGTTCCTCTGGGTCCAGACAACATGACTGAGTTG TACAATGTTACAGGTCTGGATTGGAGCCAACTGAGTAAGAAGGAGTGTATTAAGTATGGGGGAACTCTGTTGGGGAATTCCTGCAAATATGTCCCAGACCTGGCCCTCATGTCCTTCATCCTCTTCTTCGGGACATACTCTATGACCGTGTCCCTCAAAAAGTTCAAGACCAGCCGTTACTTCCCCACCAAG TGCCGTACCTTGATAGGAGATTTTGCCATAATTATCTCCATCCTGGTGTTTTGTGGACTGGACTGCCTTCTGTCCCTGGAGACCCCCAAACTGCATGTACCCACAGAGATCAAG CCAACCAGGCCAGACCGTGGCTGGATTGTCATGCCTTTTGGGAAGAACCCCTGGTGGATGTATTTGGCTAGCTTTGTTCCCGCCCTGCTGGTCACGATCCTTATCTTTATGGACCAACAGATCAGTGCAGTTATTGTCAACCGGAAAGAGAATAAGCTTAAG AAAAGCTGTGGCTACCACTTAGACTTGTTCTGGGTAGGGATTCTCATGGCCGTCTGCTCCTTTATGGGTCTGCCCTGGTATGTGGCGGCCACTGTCATCTCAATCGCCCACATAGACTCCCTGAAGATGGAGAGTGAGTCCAGCGCTCCAGGAGAGCAGCCACAGTTCCTGGGAGTTCG GGAACAGAGGGTGACAGGTACTTTGGTGTTTATACTAACTGGGGTCTCCATCTTCCTTGCACCAATACTTCAG TACATCCCCATGCCTGTACTGTATGGGGTGTTCCTGTATATGGGTGTTGCGTCTCTCAGTGGTATTCAG TTCTGGGAGCGAATTAAGCTCTATCTCATGCCTGCCAAGCACCAGCCGGACTTCAGCTTCCTGCGTCATGTTCCCCTGCGTCGGGTCCACCTCTTCACCCTGGTCCAGATCATCTGCCTGGCTGTGCTCTGGATCCTCAAGTCCACAGTGGCAGCCATTATATTTCCTGTAATG ATCCTGGGCCTCATGGTTGTACGAAAGTTGCTGGACTTCATATTCTCACAACATGACTTGGCCTGGCTTGATGATATCCTGCCtgaaaaggacaaaaagaagaaagaagatgaaaagaagaaaaaggacaaGAAGAAAACCAAGGGAGAAGAGCACAACAGTGACGAAGAG AAGTATCACCCCTACTCTGTCTGCTCCCCTGATGACTCAGACCTGGACCGCAG TGTCACTCTGCGGCTGAAGATTTCCTGCCCTCCATCCCCGGCTCTGCCGTCGTCCCATCTGAGTGCCTTCCCTGTGCCCCAGGTGAAGATTCAAGTGGAGTCTGACTATGACGACACAGATAATTATCCTCAGCACCGCAGTTATGGCAGTGAGACAACTTTATAA
- the slc4a5b gene encoding electrogenic sodium bicarbonate cotransporter 4 isoform X3 — protein MRWKSLDIPPCQSSTGHSTDHWESNPLNAHSTHLNSTSHIRMDHAWQGGRRSTHRNYEDDDEHQSIYIGMPVPHGYRRKRRRHRHASRHTREEGRERRHTHHDRDESYDPDEGSEDPTDHQSQLSQSEINFNMSPAAERLRYILGEDDDNPTPTLFTEMDTLQHEGGELEWKESARWVKFEEKVEEGGERWSKPHVSTLSLHSLFELRTCLQTGSILLDLEGYSLPQIVDDIVERQIHDGLIGPELREKLSFVLLRKHRHQTKKPIHRSLADIGKSTSSNRSPSRSPSASAGFHRSTEDLRTRQSNYGRLHHTQSRSMNDISDTPSTDQLKNKFMKKIPRDAEASNVLIGEVDFLDKPFVAFVRLAQATTLGGLTEVPVPTRFLFVLLGPHGKAKSYNEIGRAIATLMVDDLFSDVAYKARDREDLIAGIDEFLDEVIVLPPGEWDPKIRIEPPKKVPSADMRRSVFSLNELGQMNGTAGGGGPVTEDEEMPTPHELGEELSFTGRFCGGLYLDIKRKLPWLPSDIYEGFHIQSISAVLFIYLGCITNAITFGGLLGDATDNYQGVMESFLGTALAGTVFCLFGGQPLIILSSTGPILIFEKLLYDFSKNNSIDYMELRLWIGLHSCLQCLILVASDASYIIKYITRFTEEGFSSLISFIFISDAIKKMVGSFKYYPINRDFNPDYVTAYKCECIAPDQGLDWSQLSKKECIKYGGTLLGNSCKYVPDLALMSFILFFGTYSMTVSLKKFKTSRYFPTKCRTLIGDFAIIISILVFCGLDCLLSLETPKLHVPTEIKLRKLISDFAIFMSIMAFVGLDMFMGLQTPKLIVPTEFKPTRPDRGWIVMPFGKNPWWMYLASFVPALLVTILIFMDQQISAVIVNRKENKLKKSCGYHLDLFWVGILMAVCSFMGLPWYVAATVISIAHIDSLKMESESSAPGEQPQFLGVREQRVTGTLVFILTGVSIFLAPILQYIPMPVLYGVFLYMGVASLSGIQFWERIKLYLMPAKHQPDFSFLRHVPLRRVHLFTLVQIICLAVLWILKSTVAAIIFPVMILGLMVVRKLLDFIFSQHDLAWLDDILPEKDKKKKEDEKKKKDKKKTKGEEHNSDEEKYHPYSVCSPDDSDLDRSVTLRLKISCPPSPALPSSHLSAFPVPQVKIQVESDYDDTDNYPQHRSYGSETTL, from the exons ATGAGATGGAAATCCTTAGATATCCCTCCCTGTCAGTCCAGCACTGGGCACAGCACTGATCACTGGGAATCAAACCCGCTTAACGCACATTCAACTCATCTGAATTCCACCTCACATATAAG AATGGATCATGCCTGGCAGGGAGGCAGAAGGAGTACTCACCGTAActatgaggatgatgatg AGCACCAGTCAATCTATATTGGAATGCCAGTGCCACATGGCTACAGGCGGAAGCGCCGACGCCACCGGCACGCATCAAGGCACACCAGGGAAGAGGGGCGTGAACGGAGACACACTCACCATGACAGAGATGAGAGCTATGATCCAGATGAAGGGTCAGAGGATCCCACCGACCACCAGTCTCAGCTTTCTCAGTCCGAAATCAACTTCAACA TGTCTCCAGCAGCAGAGAGGCTGCGCTACATCCTTGGAGAGGACGATGACAACCCTACACCCACCTTGTTCACTGAAATGGACACACTGCAGCATGAGGGTGGTGAGCTGGAGTGGAAAGAGTCTGCCAG ATGGGTGAAGTTTGAGGAGAAGGTTGAGGAAGGCGGCGAGAGGTGGAGTAAGCCCCATGTGTCCACGCTGTCCTTACACAGCCTGTTTGAACTGCGCACCTGCCTGCAGACTGGGAGCATCCTGTTGGATCTAGAGGGCTACTCCCTGCCTCAGATAGTGG ATGACATTGTGGAGAGGCAGATTCATGATGGCCTGATAGGCCCAGAGCTGAGGGAGAAGCTCAGTTTTGTCCTGCTTAGGAAGCACCGGCACCAGACCAAAAAACCCATCCACCGCTCTCTAGCAGACATTGGCAAGTCCACATCATCCA ACCGCAGTCCGAGCCGCAGCCCCAGCGCTTCGGCCGGATTCCACCGCTCCACTGAGGATCTGCGCACACGGCAGTCAAATTATGGCCGCCTGC ATCACACTCAAAGCCGCAGCATGAATGATATTTCAGACACACCAAGCACAGACCAA CTGAAGAACAAGTTCATGAAGAAGATCCCTCGGGATGCAGAGGCATCCAATGTTCTGATAGGAGAGGTGGATTTCCTGGATAAaccatttgtggcatttgtcCGTCTGGCTCAGGCCACAACTCTCGGTGGTCTCACTGAAGTTCCTGTCCCAACCAG GTTCCTTTTTGTGCTTCTTGGTCCCCATGGTAAAGCAAAGTCCTATAATGAGATTGGTCGAGCCATTGCTACTCTCATGGTTGATGAC CTCTTTAGTGATGTGGCTTATAAGGCCAGGGATCGTGAAGATCTGATAGCAGGGATTGATGAATTTCTGGATGAAGTCATAGTGCTTCCACCAGGCGAGTGGGACCCCAAGATCCGCATTGAGCCTCCAAAGAAAGTACCCTCAGCAGATATGAG GAGGTCGGTGTTCTCTTTAAACGAACTGGGCCAAATGAATGGGACGGCTGGAGGTGGTGGGCCAGTAACTGAGGATGAGGAGATGCCTACACCTCATGAGCTGGGAGAGGAACTGTCCTTCACTGGGAG ATTCTGTGGGGGTTTGTATCTGGACATCAAGCGAAAGCTGCCATGGTTACCCAGCGACATCTATGAAGGGTTTCACATCCAGTCAATCTCAGCTGTGCTCTTCATCTACCTGGGATGCATCACGAATGCCATCACTTTCGGTGGGCTGCTGGGAGATGCTACTGACAACTACCAG GGTGTGATGGAGAGCTTTCTCGGCACAGCCTTAGCAGGGACAGTCTTCTGCCTATTTGGTGGGCAACCCCTCATCATACTCAGCTCCACAGGACCCATTCTTATCTTTGAGAAACTGCTCTACGATTTCAGCAA GAATAATAGCATCGACTACATGGAGCTTCGTCTATGGATTGGCTTGCATTCCTGTCTCCAGTGTTTAATCCTGGTGGCTTCAGATGCCAGCTACATCATCAAGTACATTACACGATTCACCGAAGAGGGCTTTTCCAGCCTCATCTCCTTCATATTCATCTCTGACGCCATCAAGAAGATGGTTGGGTCTTTCAAGTACTATCCAATTAACCGAGACTTCAATCCAGACTACGTAACAGCCTACAAGTGCGAGTGCATAGCTCCTGACCAGG GTCTGGATTGGAGCCAACTGAGTAAGAAGGAGTGTATTAAGTATGGGGGAACTCTGTTGGGGAATTCCTGCAAATATGTCCCAGACCTGGCCCTCATGTCCTTCATCCTCTTCTTCGGGACATACTCTATGACCGTGTCCCTCAAAAAGTTCAAGACCAGCCGTTACTTCCCCACCAAG TGCCGTACCTTGATAGGAGATTTTGCCATAATTATCTCCATCCTGGTGTTTTGTGGACTGGACTGCCTTCTGTCCCTGGAGACCCCCAAACTGCATGTACCCACAGAGATCAAG CTTCGGAAACTCATTAGTGATTTTGCCATCTTCATGTCAATCATGGCCTTTGTGGGCCTTGATATGTTCATGGGCCTTCAAACTCCTAAGTTAATCGTTCCAACAGAGTTTAAG CCAACCAGGCCAGACCGTGGCTGGATTGTCATGCCTTTTGGGAAGAACCCCTGGTGGATGTATTTGGCTAGCTTTGTTCCCGCCCTGCTGGTCACGATCCTTATCTTTATGGACCAACAGATCAGTGCAGTTATTGTCAACCGGAAAGAGAATAAGCTTAAG AAAAGCTGTGGCTACCACTTAGACTTGTTCTGGGTAGGGATTCTCATGGCCGTCTGCTCCTTTATGGGTCTGCCCTGGTATGTGGCGGCCACTGTCATCTCAATCGCCCACATAGACTCCCTGAAGATGGAGAGTGAGTCCAGCGCTCCAGGAGAGCAGCCACAGTTCCTGGGAGTTCG GGAACAGAGGGTGACAGGTACTTTGGTGTTTATACTAACTGGGGTCTCCATCTTCCTTGCACCAATACTTCAG TACATCCCCATGCCTGTACTGTATGGGGTGTTCCTGTATATGGGTGTTGCGTCTCTCAGTGGTATTCAG TTCTGGGAGCGAATTAAGCTCTATCTCATGCCTGCCAAGCACCAGCCGGACTTCAGCTTCCTGCGTCATGTTCCCCTGCGTCGGGTCCACCTCTTCACCCTGGTCCAGATCATCTGCCTGGCTGTGCTCTGGATCCTCAAGTCCACAGTGGCAGCCATTATATTTCCTGTAATG ATCCTGGGCCTCATGGTTGTACGAAAGTTGCTGGACTTCATATTCTCACAACATGACTTGGCCTGGCTTGATGATATCCTGCCtgaaaaggacaaaaagaagaaagaagatgaaaagaagaaaaaggacaaGAAGAAAACCAAGGGAGAAGAGCACAACAGTGACGAAGAG AAGTATCACCCCTACTCTGTCTGCTCCCCTGATGACTCAGACCTGGACCGCAG TGTCACTCTGCGGCTGAAGATTTCCTGCCCTCCATCCCCGGCTCTGCCGTCGTCCCATCTGAGTGCCTTCCCTGTGCCCCAGGTGAAGATTCAAGTGGAGTCTGACTATGACGACACAGATAATTATCCTCAGCACCGCAGTTATGGCAGTGAGACAACTTTATAA
- the slc4a5b gene encoding electrogenic sodium bicarbonate cotransporter 4 isoform X1, translating into MRWKSLDIPPCQSSTGHSTDHWESNPLNAHSTHLNSTSHIRMDHAWQGGRRSTHRNYEDDDEHQSIYIGMPVPHGYRRKRRRHRHASRHTREEGRERRHTHHDRDESYDPDEGSEDPTDHQSQLSQSEINFNMSPAAERLRYILGEDDDNPTPTLFTEMDTLQHEGGELEWKESARWVKFEEKVEEGGERWSKPHVSTLSLHSLFELRTCLQTGSILLDLEGYSLPQIVDDIVERQIHDGLIGPELREKLSFVLLRKHRHQTKKPIHRSLADIGKSTSSNRSPSRSPSASAGFHRSTEDLRTRQSNYGRLHHTQSRSMNDISDTPSTDQLKNKFMKKIPRDAEASNVLIGEVDFLDKPFVAFVRLAQATTLGGLTEVPVPTRFLFVLLGPHGKAKSYNEIGRAIATLMVDDLFSDVAYKARDREDLIAGIDEFLDEVIVLPPGEWDPKIRIEPPKKVPSADMRRSVFSLNELGQMNGTAGGGGPVTEDEEMPTPHELGEELSFTGRFCGGLYLDIKRKLPWLPSDIYEGFHIQSISAVLFIYLGCITNAITFGGLLGDATDNYQGVMESFLGTALAGTVFCLFGGQPLIILSSTGPILIFEKLLYDFSKNNSIDYMELRLWIGLHSCLQCLILVASDASYIIKYITRFTEEGFSSLISFIFISDAIKKMVGSFKYYPINRDFNPDYVTAYKCECIAPDQVVQNDSVPLGPDNMTELYNVTGLDWSQLSKKECIKYGGTLLGNSCKYVPDLALMSFILFFGTYSMTVSLKKFKTSRYFPTKCRTLIGDFAIIISILVFCGLDCLLSLETPKLHVPTEIKLRKLISDFAIFMSIMAFVGLDMFMGLQTPKLIVPTEFKPTRPDRGWIVMPFGKNPWWMYLASFVPALLVTILIFMDQQISAVIVNRKENKLKKSCGYHLDLFWVGILMAVCSFMGLPWYVAATVISIAHIDSLKMESESSAPGEQPQFLGVREQRVTGTLVFILTGVSIFLAPILQYIPMPVLYGVFLYMGVASLSGIQFWERIKLYLMPAKHQPDFSFLRHVPLRRVHLFTLVQIICLAVLWILKSTVAAIIFPVMILGLMVVRKLLDFIFSQHDLAWLDDILPEKDKKKKEDEKKKKDKKKTKGEEHNSDEEKYHPYSVCSPDDSDLDRSVTLRLKISCPPSPALPSSHLSAFPVPQVKIQVESDYDDTDNYPQHRSYGSETTL; encoded by the exons ATGAGATGGAAATCCTTAGATATCCCTCCCTGTCAGTCCAGCACTGGGCACAGCACTGATCACTGGGAATCAAACCCGCTTAACGCACATTCAACTCATCTGAATTCCACCTCACATATAAG AATGGATCATGCCTGGCAGGGAGGCAGAAGGAGTACTCACCGTAActatgaggatgatgatg AGCACCAGTCAATCTATATTGGAATGCCAGTGCCACATGGCTACAGGCGGAAGCGCCGACGCCACCGGCACGCATCAAGGCACACCAGGGAAGAGGGGCGTGAACGGAGACACACTCACCATGACAGAGATGAGAGCTATGATCCAGATGAAGGGTCAGAGGATCCCACCGACCACCAGTCTCAGCTTTCTCAGTCCGAAATCAACTTCAACA TGTCTCCAGCAGCAGAGAGGCTGCGCTACATCCTTGGAGAGGACGATGACAACCCTACACCCACCTTGTTCACTGAAATGGACACACTGCAGCATGAGGGTGGTGAGCTGGAGTGGAAAGAGTCTGCCAG ATGGGTGAAGTTTGAGGAGAAGGTTGAGGAAGGCGGCGAGAGGTGGAGTAAGCCCCATGTGTCCACGCTGTCCTTACACAGCCTGTTTGAACTGCGCACCTGCCTGCAGACTGGGAGCATCCTGTTGGATCTAGAGGGCTACTCCCTGCCTCAGATAGTGG ATGACATTGTGGAGAGGCAGATTCATGATGGCCTGATAGGCCCAGAGCTGAGGGAGAAGCTCAGTTTTGTCCTGCTTAGGAAGCACCGGCACCAGACCAAAAAACCCATCCACCGCTCTCTAGCAGACATTGGCAAGTCCACATCATCCA ACCGCAGTCCGAGCCGCAGCCCCAGCGCTTCGGCCGGATTCCACCGCTCCACTGAGGATCTGCGCACACGGCAGTCAAATTATGGCCGCCTGC ATCACACTCAAAGCCGCAGCATGAATGATATTTCAGACACACCAAGCACAGACCAA CTGAAGAACAAGTTCATGAAGAAGATCCCTCGGGATGCAGAGGCATCCAATGTTCTGATAGGAGAGGTGGATTTCCTGGATAAaccatttgtggcatttgtcCGTCTGGCTCAGGCCACAACTCTCGGTGGTCTCACTGAAGTTCCTGTCCCAACCAG GTTCCTTTTTGTGCTTCTTGGTCCCCATGGTAAAGCAAAGTCCTATAATGAGATTGGTCGAGCCATTGCTACTCTCATGGTTGATGAC CTCTTTAGTGATGTGGCTTATAAGGCCAGGGATCGTGAAGATCTGATAGCAGGGATTGATGAATTTCTGGATGAAGTCATAGTGCTTCCACCAGGCGAGTGGGACCCCAAGATCCGCATTGAGCCTCCAAAGAAAGTACCCTCAGCAGATATGAG GAGGTCGGTGTTCTCTTTAAACGAACTGGGCCAAATGAATGGGACGGCTGGAGGTGGTGGGCCAGTAACTGAGGATGAGGAGATGCCTACACCTCATGAGCTGGGAGAGGAACTGTCCTTCACTGGGAG ATTCTGTGGGGGTTTGTATCTGGACATCAAGCGAAAGCTGCCATGGTTACCCAGCGACATCTATGAAGGGTTTCACATCCAGTCAATCTCAGCTGTGCTCTTCATCTACCTGGGATGCATCACGAATGCCATCACTTTCGGTGGGCTGCTGGGAGATGCTACTGACAACTACCAG GGTGTGATGGAGAGCTTTCTCGGCACAGCCTTAGCAGGGACAGTCTTCTGCCTATTTGGTGGGCAACCCCTCATCATACTCAGCTCCACAGGACCCATTCTTATCTTTGAGAAACTGCTCTACGATTTCAGCAA GAATAATAGCATCGACTACATGGAGCTTCGTCTATGGATTGGCTTGCATTCCTGTCTCCAGTGTTTAATCCTGGTGGCTTCAGATGCCAGCTACATCATCAAGTACATTACACGATTCACCGAAGAGGGCTTTTCCAGCCTCATCTCCTTCATATTCATCTCTGACGCCATCAAGAAGATGGTTGGGTCTTTCAAGTACTATCCAATTAACCGAGACTTCAATCCAGACTACGTAACAGCCTACAAGTGCGAGTGCATAGCTCCTGACCAGG TGGTCCAAAATGATTCAGTTCCTCTGGGTCCAGACAACATGACTGAGTTG TACAATGTTACAGGTCTGGATTGGAGCCAACTGAGTAAGAAGGAGTGTATTAAGTATGGGGGAACTCTGTTGGGGAATTCCTGCAAATATGTCCCAGACCTGGCCCTCATGTCCTTCATCCTCTTCTTCGGGACATACTCTATGACCGTGTCCCTCAAAAAGTTCAAGACCAGCCGTTACTTCCCCACCAAG TGCCGTACCTTGATAGGAGATTTTGCCATAATTATCTCCATCCTGGTGTTTTGTGGACTGGACTGCCTTCTGTCCCTGGAGACCCCCAAACTGCATGTACCCACAGAGATCAAG CTTCGGAAACTCATTAGTGATTTTGCCATCTTCATGTCAATCATGGCCTTTGTGGGCCTTGATATGTTCATGGGCCTTCAAACTCCTAAGTTAATCGTTCCAACAGAGTTTAAG CCAACCAGGCCAGACCGTGGCTGGATTGTCATGCCTTTTGGGAAGAACCCCTGGTGGATGTATTTGGCTAGCTTTGTTCCCGCCCTGCTGGTCACGATCCTTATCTTTATGGACCAACAGATCAGTGCAGTTATTGTCAACCGGAAAGAGAATAAGCTTAAG AAAAGCTGTGGCTACCACTTAGACTTGTTCTGGGTAGGGATTCTCATGGCCGTCTGCTCCTTTATGGGTCTGCCCTGGTATGTGGCGGCCACTGTCATCTCAATCGCCCACATAGACTCCCTGAAGATGGAGAGTGAGTCCAGCGCTCCAGGAGAGCAGCCACAGTTCCTGGGAGTTCG GGAACAGAGGGTGACAGGTACTTTGGTGTTTATACTAACTGGGGTCTCCATCTTCCTTGCACCAATACTTCAG TACATCCCCATGCCTGTACTGTATGGGGTGTTCCTGTATATGGGTGTTGCGTCTCTCAGTGGTATTCAG TTCTGGGAGCGAATTAAGCTCTATCTCATGCCTGCCAAGCACCAGCCGGACTTCAGCTTCCTGCGTCATGTTCCCCTGCGTCGGGTCCACCTCTTCACCCTGGTCCAGATCATCTGCCTGGCTGTGCTCTGGATCCTCAAGTCCACAGTGGCAGCCATTATATTTCCTGTAATG ATCCTGGGCCTCATGGTTGTACGAAAGTTGCTGGACTTCATATTCTCACAACATGACTTGGCCTGGCTTGATGATATCCTGCCtgaaaaggacaaaaagaagaaagaagatgaaaagaagaaaaaggacaaGAAGAAAACCAAGGGAGAAGAGCACAACAGTGACGAAGAG AAGTATCACCCCTACTCTGTCTGCTCCCCTGATGACTCAGACCTGGACCGCAG TGTCACTCTGCGGCTGAAGATTTCCTGCCCTCCATCCCCGGCTCTGCCGTCGTCCCATCTGAGTGCCTTCCCTGTGCCCCAGGTGAAGATTCAAGTGGAGTCTGACTATGACGACACAGATAATTATCCTCAGCACCGCAGTTATGGCAGTGAGACAACTTTATAA